From the genome of Uranotaenia lowii strain MFRU-FL chromosome 1, ASM2978415v1, whole genome shotgun sequence, one region includes:
- the LOC129739426 gene encoding uncharacterized protein LOC129739426, protein MPSPVRKSSRPEVEAEDKGDKFKKQCQETEEALSHYSIPITDFVEHFHGYHTSHLQRYRSYTKHQTQRGIRKYSNNNPTNNGIIVEEMVERHYYRWRTQVCTGRAPIDRKSKKCLDLQKFPSEQRRTEQSNLIYRDAAEFDQESRLMDLNLDRSKRIDDILTGSQTAEQ, encoded by the exons ATGCCAAGTCCGGTGAGGAAATCATCAAGGCCAGAAGTAGAAGCGGAGGATAAAGGAGATAAATTTAAGAAGCAGTGCCAGGAAACGGAAGAAGCCCTCTCTCATTATTCGATTCCAATAACTGATTTCGTCGAACATTTCCACGGCTACCACACAAGCCACCTACAGCGTTACCGTTCCTACACAAAACATCAAACACAGCGTGGTATTAGGAAATATTCCAACAACAACCCAACTAACAACGGAATCATTGTTGAAGAGATGGTAGAGCGGCATTACTATAGATGGCGCACACAAGTTTGCACCGGAAGGGCCCCGATAGATcggaaaagcaagaagtgtttAG ATTTACAGAAGTTTCCTTCCGAACAACGACGAACGGAACAATCTAATCTGATTTATCGCGATGCAGCAGAGTTCGATCAAGAATCAAGACTGATGGATTTAAATCTGGACAGGAGTAAAAGAATAGATGATATCCTAACCGGAAGTCAAACAGCAGAGCAGTGA
- the LOC129739425 gene encoding N-alpha-acetyltransferase 80-like isoform X2, whose protein sequence is MGRTASTDGRTRIVVPIHQHHDLLDQCVQLINSEWPRSYTARLWSLKASKDTLPTNFILIEPENTKDQSTNSSVPSKVLAHAKLSPIPADKNATFVESVVVDRQFRGQGLGRVLMREVETHCFQTLKLETIYLSTIDQEGFYTKLGYKLCKAINIFGTKLAINDSTKKIWMKKTFLDWKQEK, encoded by the exons ATG GGTAGAACGGCCTCCACCGATGGCAGAACCCGTATTGTGGTACCGATACACCAGCACCACGACCTGTTAGATCAGTGTGTTCAGCTCATAAACTCGGAATGGCCCCGTTCTTACACGGCTAGGCTTTGGAGTTTGAAGGCCTCCAAAGACACACTACCTACAAATTTCATATTGATTGAACCGGAAAATACCAAAGATCAGTCGACAAATTCTTCGGTACCTTCCAAGGTATTAGCACACGCAAAGCTTTCACCTATTCCAGCCGACAAGAATGCAACTTTCGTCGAATCGGTCGTTGTGGATCGTCAATTCCGTGGTCAAGGTCTCGGGAGAGTGTTAATGCGGGAAGTGGAAACACATTGTTTCCAGACACTTAAACTAGAAACCATTTATTTATCTACAATAGATCAGGAGGGCTTTTACACAAAACTAGGTTATAAATTATGCAAAGCTATAAATATTTTCGGAACCAAACTTGCAATTAATGATTCTActaaaaaaatatggatgaaaaaaacctttttggattggaaacaagaaaaatga
- the LOC129739425 gene encoding N-alpha-acetyltransferase 80-like isoform X1, giving the protein MFFNHFQGRTASTDGRTRIVVPIHQHHDLLDQCVQLINSEWPRSYTARLWSLKASKDTLPTNFILIEPENTKDQSTNSSVPSKVLAHAKLSPIPADKNATFVESVVVDRQFRGQGLGRVLMREVETHCFQTLKLETIYLSTIDQEGFYTKLGYKLCKAINIFGTKLAINDSTKKIWMKKTFLDWKQEK; this is encoded by the exons ATG TTCTTCAACCATTTTCAGGGTAGAACGGCCTCCACCGATGGCAGAACCCGTATTGTGGTACCGATACACCAGCACCACGACCTGTTAGATCAGTGTGTTCAGCTCATAAACTCGGAATGGCCCCGTTCTTACACGGCTAGGCTTTGGAGTTTGAAGGCCTCCAAAGACACACTACCTACAAATTTCATATTGATTGAACCGGAAAATACCAAAGATCAGTCGACAAATTCTTCGGTACCTTCCAAGGTATTAGCACACGCAAAGCTTTCACCTATTCCAGCCGACAAGAATGCAACTTTCGTCGAATCGGTCGTTGTGGATCGTCAATTCCGTGGTCAAGGTCTCGGGAGAGTGTTAATGCGGGAAGTGGAAACACATTGTTTCCAGACACTTAAACTAGAAACCATTTATTTATCTACAATAGATCAGGAGGGCTTTTACACAAAACTAGGTTATAAATTATGCAAAGCTATAAATATTTTCGGAACCAAACTTGCAATTAATGATTCTActaaaaaaatatggatgaaaaaaacctttttggattggaaacaagaaaaatga
- the LOC129756833 gene encoding 40S ribosomal protein S29 codes for MGFADLWYSHPRKYGQGSRFCRACSNNHGMIRKYGLNICRQCFREYAKDIGFRKRD; via the exons ATGGGTTTCGCTGATCTCTGGTATTCGCATCCTCGTAAATATGGACAAGGCTCTCGATTCTG ccggGCCTGTTCCAACAACCACGGTATGATCCGGAAGTATGGATTGAACATCTGTCGCCAGTGTTTCCGAGAGTACGCTAAGGATATTGGCTTCCGGAAG CGGGACTAA